The Borrelia sp. HM sequence TGTTCCTTCATCATCTGGACATGCAAGTCTTACTATGTCAATAATGGCGCCATTGGCTGACTTTTTAGACATGCCAAGATCATCGGTTGTATTGGCTATGCAGACAGCATCAGGGCTAGTTAATTTATTAACACCAACAAGTGGAGTGATAATGGCTGTGTTAGGTATGGCAAGGATAAGTTATGGCAGTTGGTTTAAATTTGTATTTCCGATATTTATGATTGAATTTGTAATATGTGTTTTAGTGATAATGGCTAATGTTTATTTTTTATAAGTTAGGAGAACATTTTGTATGAGTAAAAAGGTTGTAGTAAGTCTTGGGGGAAATGCGTTAGAAGATGTAAGAGAAAAAGAGTCATTTTATCAGACATTGATAAAGTTAGAGTTTTGTGTGTGTAAGATAGTAGATTTAATAGAAAATAATTATGAAGTTATTATTAGTCATGGTAATGGTCCACAAATAGGAAGAATTTTGATGGATAATGAAATGTGTACAGAAACACCTTTGATACCGTTTGATGTATGTGTGGGTATGAGTCAAGGAATGATAGGATATTATATTGAGCAGGCTATAAGAAATGAGTTGTATAAGCGAAGAATTAAACGTGGAGTGGTAGTAATACTTACACAAGTATTGGTAGATCAAGAAGACAAGTGTTTTAAAAATCCTAGTAAGCCTATTGGACCATTGTATGATAAGAAAAGAGCGGGTGAGCTTGAAAAGAGTCAAGGATATATTTTAAAGGAAGATAATAGAAAGCGGGGGTATTATAGAAGAGTTGTGGCATCGCCAAAACCTATTAAGATTGTGGAAATAGAAGAAATAAAAGCATTAATTAATCAAGGTTTTATAGTTATCGCATGTGGAGGGGGAGGAATTCCTGTTATAATGGATGAAAAAGGTGTAATGAGAGGCATAAGTGGAGTAATTGATAAAGATTTTTCGTCGTCTAGATTAGGTCAAGATATAGACGCAGATAATTTGCTAATTGTTACTGCTGTCGAAAAAGTAGCGTTAAATTTTGGGAGAATAGATGAAATTTTAATTGATAAGATAAGTAGTTTTGAGTTAGAGAAATATATAGGAGAAGGACATTTTGAGTCAGGCTCTATGTTACCTAAAGTAGAAGCAAGTATTGAATTTGTAAGGTCTGGTGGCAATAGTAGTAGGGAGGGGTGTAAAAGAAAAGCAATTATTACTTCATTGAATAATATTATTGAGGGTATTAATGGAAAAGGAGGAACAATTATTATTTGATAAATAAATAATGTAAATGGGTGGTCTGGATAAATTGATGTATGTTTTATATCTGCTTTTGCATCAGATTCTGAAACAACATCATCTTTTTTAGCAAGGTTAGCATACTGTTCTTTTAATTTGTTGATTAACCATACACTTATATAAAAATTTTACAATAAATCTTGAAAGTTAAAATTCTTTTATATACCACTTTTTACCGCTAATAATGCTTGATGTGCCTTATCTAAAGCAGCAAAATCTTTCTCTACCTCTTCCAGATCAGATTTAAGACTATACATCTTTGATTTTACTTCCTCAAAAATATGTTCTGCTTTACTCAAATTAATTTCCGAACTTGACATATGATAAATTGAATGGATTAGCATTAGCTCTAAGGTTAGGGCTAATGGTTGTTTGATATGATACTAAACAAAGTTTTAAATATGGTTATTATTGTGTAGGTGTATATTAAATTTATTTTTTTTAATAAGAACGCGTTTTTATTATGGTATTTTTAGTTTTTAAATCTCATTTTAATGAGATATCCAGTCAATAATATATAGTTAATAAAAACTGTAAATAATTATTTAATAAAGAAAGTAGTCATTTAAAAATGAAAGATTTATTATTTTGTTTTTTTATGATAAATGTCTCTTAGAAAAGGAAATATATTATAAAAGTAAGAATAATAAATAAAAAAATATTTTTATAAAAGTTGTAATTTAGACAAAGTGATATACATTATTAATTAATCATCATTATTGTTAATGTAATGATGATTAATTAGAAGGAAGGAGAATATTTCTATGAGAAAAAATTTGTTTTTATATACACTATTGATGGTAGGGATGATGTCTTGTAATCTAGATTCTAAATTGTTGTTGGGGGGAGATAAAGAAAAAACCAAAGAAGAAGGAAATAAAGTACCTATTGGAAAAGATGAGAGAGAGCAATTAATATCTGCTCTTATATATGATGTTGATAATGTTAGGAAAATGGTAAGTCAAGATAAAGTTGAAGTTGAGGATATAAATCAATATGGTATGAAGGATGAAGTGTTTAAAGCAGTAATAAATACGCTTAATGGTAAGACATTAGAGCATGATAATAATAAGGAAGCAAGAAGATTGTTTTATTCTTCTTTGTTATATAATAAAGAGAGAATAAAAGATTTTGCAGAAATACTTAAGAAGATAGAATCAGATGAAACAAAGGGTACATGGATTAAAGATATAATAGATGCAGGAAGAGAACATCTTCAATCTAACTTTGAGAGAGTGGTTAATAAGTTAGCAGATAATAGAGATAAATTAGGTAAATTAAGTCTTGATGATTTAAGAGAAGTTAAATCAAAATTTGAAGAAATTCAAATACAAAGATTAGCATTTAGGAAAGCTGTAAATAGTCTTATAGCATCTTATAAAGCTAAGACAGGAGGGATTGATTCTGATAGTAAGAAATTAATAGCTCATGTTGATAAGGAATATAAAAATCTTATTAAAGTTAAAATTCCAGGAATGAAATCAGTATTTGATAGAATTGTAGTTATTCTAGATACAATTAAATAATTTCATAATTTTCAAAAAGGTAGACGATAAAAGAAGATTGGGCAGATTGTCTTATCTTCTTACTTTTTATTAAATATAATAATGATATTATTTTTATTTTTTATTAGCTGATAAAGAAGGTGTCTCAAAAAGAAGTGGAAAACATAACAGTAAAAGTAGTAGGTATTATTGCAAATATATAATATTTGCAATAATACCTACTGTAAATTCTAACTTGCAGAGGTTTTGTGACAGTACTTCTTTTTATTCAGTTTTTTCTTTAACGATAGTATCTTGAAATCAGATATTCATTTTCAATATCACGTCTTTTAAATTCATTATT is a genomic window containing:
- the arcC gene encoding carbamate kinase; this encodes MSKKVVVSLGGNALEDVREKESFYQTLIKLEFCVCKIVDLIENNYEVIISHGNGPQIGRILMDNEMCTETPLIPFDVCVGMSQGMIGYYIEQAIRNELYKRRIKRGVVVILTQVLVDQEDKCFKNPSKPIGPLYDKKRAGELEKSQGYILKEDNRKRGYYRRVVASPKPIKIVEIEEIKALINQGFIVIACGGGGIPVIMDEKGVMRGISGVIDKDFSSSRLGQDIDADNLLIVTAVEKVALNFGRIDEILIDKISSFELEKYIGEGHFESGSMLPKVEASIEFVRSGGNSSREGCKRKAIITSLNNIIEGINGKGGTIII
- a CDS encoding complement regulator-acquiring protein, whose amino-acid sequence is MRKNLFLYTLLMVGMMSCNLDSKLLLGGDKEKTKEEGNKVPIGKDEREQLISALIYDVDNVRKMVSQDKVEVEDINQYGMKDEVFKAVINTLNGKTLEHDNNKEARRLFYSSLLYNKERIKDFAEILKKIESDETKGTWIKDIIDAGREHLQSNFERVVNKLADNRDKLGKLSLDDLREVKSKFEEIQIQRLAFRKAVNSLIASYKAKTGGIDSDSKKLIAHVDKEYKNLIKVKIPGMKSVFDRIVVILDTIK